In Salvia hispanica cultivar TCC Black 2014 unplaced genomic scaffold, UniMelb_Shisp_WGS_1.0 HiC_scaffold_389, whole genome shotgun sequence, the following proteins share a genomic window:
- the LOC125199123 gene encoding uncharacterized protein LOC125199123, giving the protein MVSQDPPMEKEKVVRTTKKIVEAMCSPYNVRAVNLKGKLNKEEREIMYWLMTDEESEHYEVVYENDKITMFKIDFHSLAPRTYVRINIIDAWVVFLNYNEKFKSKASPSRLFINTTPTIYNITARRSGWTEAESRERFCSNLNEFVSKIENFKWENYDLIFFPIWAYEHYYIICFNLKMQMMDVIDNSLVSEDLLEKKYEDAPSTLRNFFRTYLGNGVNPSMGRTVKLSKTRYMNMPWQNDTNKVDCGIYVMRHLETYMGGPVRNWNSGLTKKGTESFIKLRARYTEALLIGDTNKKAFETLTMIKKKFENDSKKGEIDVEKMIREFKPLVY; this is encoded by the exons ATGGTTTCTCAAGATCCTCCAATGGAAAAGGAGAAAGTGGTCAgaacaacaaagaaaattgTTGAAGCAATGTGCTCTCCCTACAATGTCAGAGCAGTAAATCTGAAAGGAAAGCtgaataaagaagagagagaaataatgtACTGGTTGATGACAGATGAAGAAAGTGAACA TTATGAGGTAGTTTATGAGAACGACAAGATCACAATGTTCAAGATTGACTTCCACAGCCTTGCTCCACGTACATACGTCAGGATCAACATCATAGATGCATGGGTTGTGTTCCTCAACTacaatgaaaaattcaaatcaaaggCATCACCGAGTCGTCTTTTCATCAACACCACACCTACG ATTTACAACATTACTGCAAGGAGATCTGGTTGGACTGAAGCAGAGAGTCGAGAAAGATTTTGCTCAAACTTGAATGAATTTGtgtcaaagattgaaaatttcaaatgggAAAATTATGACCTG ataTTCTTTCCGATCTGGGCGTATGAACATTATTATATCATCTGCTTCAATCTCAAAATGCAAATGATGGATGTGATTGACAATTCTCTGGTTAGTGAAGATTTACttgagaagaaatatgaagatGCACCAAGTACTCTG AGAAATTTCTTCCGAACTTATCTTGGAAATGGAGTCAATCCATCAATGGGAAGAACTGTCAAACTGTCAAAAACCAGATACATGAATATGCCATGGCAGAACGATACAAATAAAGTTGACTGTGGAATTTATGTGATGCGCCATTTGGAGACTTACATGGGTGGTCCTGTTCGTAACTGGAATTCGGGTTTAACGAAGAAGGGAACAGAGTCTTTCATAAAACTCCGTGCCAGATATACTGAAGCATTGCTTATTGGAGATACTAACAAGAAGGCTTTTGAGACACTTACAATGATAAAGAAGAAGTTTGAGAATGACAgcaaaaaaggagaaattgatgttgaaaagaTGATCAGAGAATTTAAACCCCTTGTATACTAA